In Plasmodium vinckei vinckei genome assembly, chromosome: PVVCY_13, a single genomic region encodes these proteins:
- a CDS encoding DNA repair protein RAD5, putative, translating to MTSSNYFKCENNICNESDSASKYNYGDDVIELVNLNSNGCKSSNVKEINSLKKCSRNEANHNTFKESSSDIEIIGDTRIYNNDKIDEIELLNKDGELIRGKGVYFEYYLGCIETDSIILSSEICDVKDDKDISISYEITPKSTKRSYSPMYNLKINNNYISSNDYIKIIGRNIPNKTQKGKKKAPQKKQKKESNDDCSIVCYDMVSQENNKFNHTLSSDKKYVEMDKYKCEVLKDINEGYPCIRLKHNNRDVSKLKSHLSKTLSVLLVLNAIRIEIKLEKISLSDFKFGGSLKTFVHVILYPDSFKIDVHKYHEYNSLIKQSVNNLFKELNITPLRLAKNVSADSFDDLNTIIVTGKTFSKNNGTFSNKYQSSSLTINTNNATSLDIALKGGTQGSSTTSQAKDDEEILDTTSENEIEEKNEDTTNLVFVEEKYRGGYLLEEFKEIYPNSVYFKPTLKTYQAEGIWWMYLKENPPEYLKENISKGEKTKEIDLDQIIRSNIVDSDVSVDKEVHSDSDIRAYSDVYIDKEIYTNKDVYVDKEVYTTEEAYVGKEVYIDKEVYVNKDIHDCEIYLLDMKTENEPSNPDIKIKDESDKENGHMNEISNKKKLIKTEDYNNDDDNDIRNKEPLNPMWEEHAFIPNIKIYEEGKLIFVLKYFYVNKITGCLSLTYPQYVPQFRGGILADEMGLGKTIQSIGLIAHDIYQNKLHIKNNIVENKNNITYLIENTIKGFNYNKGGTLIIAPLALIYQWKQEIDKHTKKGFISSYIYYGNSKDINSDLLSKYSVVLTTYSTLVSEYKNTWNKNLSSNSTADGQGKNEDNIESKFSYTKWTKEKRESNEKLEDVDKFEGWSNNEQGKGDRIKKRKLNSFFMKTGLNNGKNSMLPSNGDKKTNKVLNNMKEYPLYKITWRRIIIDEAHVIKNKNSIQSIAVWKLRGERKWCLTGTPIQNSLYDIFPLLRFLGIKPYGNIEWWNKEIADYVNRNKLNIALDIVRKISSPILLRRTKNSKTRDGYNIITLPKKNVHILKLKFSLEEEDFYRAIFYRSKTKFDTYMHDGNVLSHYSHVLQLLLRLRQCCSHPLLLFSKPFFEEWNEEDIINEMYGENSKIAPSTIDSTAGKSSIDVKSSSMKVEDTLKRDTVKNEVLKKDTLIYNFLQKSSNSKNLNSDYKEEIEMLKNGTAMQCVICLEDSVYPLISKCLHIMCKKCADYYFHLTQIAEKKCPGCDNYISLKSLKTLQQNKSPLDDFLKKMKKDNFVYSTKLRILFDHIKEDIKNELHIVVFSQWIGFLKIIEKLLTLHEIPNKIYDGSLTYEQRKTTLYWFNIQKGKIYQPGIGFCQSTGDIPIENKSGKVLLCSLKAGGVGLNLTVSSKVYLMDLWWNPAIEDQAFERIHRIGQLKDVNIYKFVLEKTVEERILQIHQNKQYTANQCLAQVGNKINTDVNLVTQKLGMDDFILMFKDWN from the exons atgactagttcaaattattttaaatgtgaaaataatatttgtaatgAATCAGATAGCGCATCAAAATATAACTATGGCGATGACGTTATCGAACTTGTGAATTTAAACAGCAATGGCTGTAAATCATCTAAtgtaaaagaaataaatagtcTTAAAAAATGCTCGAGAAACGAAGCTAATCACAATACATTTAAAGAATCGAGTAGTGACA TTGAAATAATTGGTGATACACGAATTTACAATAATGATAAGATAGACGAAATAGAGTTATTAAATAAGGATGGAGAATTAATTAGAGGTAAAGGtgtttattttgaatattatttagGTTGTATAGAAACAGATTCGATTATATTATCTAGCGAAATATGCGACGTTAAAGATGATAAAGATATAAGTATAAGTTATGAAATAACACCCAAATCTACTAAGAGATCATATTCTCCTatgtataatttaaaaataaataataattatattagttcaaatgattatataaaaataataggtAGAAATATACCAAATAAAACGCAAaaaggtaaaaaaaaagcacctcaaaaaaaacaaaaaaaagaaagtaaTGACGATTGTTCTATTGTATGCTATGATATGGTATCTcaggaaaataataagtttAATCATACATTATCAtcagataaaaaatatgtagaaatggataaatataaatgtgaAGTTTTAAAAGATATTAATGAAGGATATCCATGTATAAGActtaaacataataatagagatgtatcaaaattaaaaagtcATTTATCAAAAACTTTAAGTGTACTTTTGGTATTAAATGCTATAAgaatagaaataaaattagaaaaaatatcattatCTGATTTTAAATTTGGTGGAAGTTTAAAGACATTTGTGCatgttattttatatcctgattcatttaaaatagaTGTACATAAATATCATGAATATAATTCTTTAATCAAGCAAAgtgtaaataatttatttaaagaattaaatattacacCATTAAGATTGGCAAAAAATGTAAGCGCCGATTCTTTTGATGATTTGAATACTATAATAGTTACCGGAAAAACCTTTTCGAAAAATAATGGTACTTTCTCCAACAAATATCAAAGTTCATCATTAACTATCAACACTAACAATGCCACTTCTTTAGATATTGCATTGAAAGGGGGAACACAAG GTTCGTCTACCACCTCTCAAGCAAAGGACGACGAAGAAATTTTGGATACAACAAGCGAAAACGAaatagaagaaaaaaacgaaGATACAACGAATCTTGTTTTTGTcgaagaaaaatatagagGTGGTTATTTACTCGAGGAGTTTAAAGAAATTTATCCAAATAGTGTATATTTTAAGCCCACGTTAAAAACATACCAAGCAGAAGGAATATGGTGGATGTACCTAAAGGAAAATCCACCTGAATATCTGAAGGAAAATATCTCCAAAGGGGAAAAGACAAAGGAAATTGACTTGGACCAAATTATTAGAAGTAATATTGTAGATAGTGACGTATCTGTAGATAAAGAAGTGCATTCAGATAGCGATATACGTGCATATAGCGACgtatatatagataaagaaatatatacaaataaagatGTATATGTAGATAAAGAAGTATATACAACTGAAGAGGCATATGTAGGCAAAGAGgtatatatagataaagaggtatatgtaaataaagaCATACATGACTgtgaaatttatttattggaTATGAAAACAGAGAATGAGCCTTCTAACCcggatataaaaataaaagatgaaaGTGACAAAGAAAATGGCCACATGAACGAAATAAGTAATAAGAAGAAACTAATAAAGACCGAAGATTATAACAATGATGATGATAATGATATTCGAAACAAAGAGCCATTAAATCCTATGTGGGAAGAACATGCATTTATAcctaatataaaaatatatgaagaaggaaaattaatatttgtattaaaatatttttatgtaaataaaataactgGATGCTTATCTTTGACATATCCACAATATGTTCCTCAATTCCGAGGTGGAATTTTAGCGGATGAAATGGGTTTAGGTAAAACAATACAAAGTATAGGTTTAATAGCACATGatatttatcaaaataaattacatataaaaaataatattgtagaaaataaaaataacattacatatttgattgaaaatacaataaaGGGATTTAATTACAACAAAGGTGGGACATTAATAATTGCACCTCTTGCTTTGATTTATCAATGGAAACAAGAAATAGATAAACATACAAAAAAAGGCTTTATAagttcatatatatattatggtaattcaaaagatataaatagCGATTTATTGTCAAAATATTCAGTGGTTCTTACTACATATTCAACTTTAGTTtctgaatataaaaatacgtGGAATAAGAATCTTTCTAGCAACTCCACTGCTGATGGGCAGGGAAAAAACGAAGACAACATAGAAAGCAAATTCTCATATACAAAATGGACAAAAGAAAAACGAGAATCAAATGAGAAACTAGAAGATGTTGATAAATTCGAGGGATGGTCAAACAATGAGCAAGGAAAAGGTGATAGAATTAAAAAGAGGAAATTAAACAgcttttttatgaaaacaGGATTAAATAATGGGAAAAATTCAATGTTACCTTCAAATggtgataaaaaaacaaataaagtattaaataatatgaaagaatatccattatataaaataacatGGAGAAGAATAATAATTGACGAAGCTCatgttattaaaaataaaaattcaattCAATCAATTGCTGTTTGGAAATTAAGAGGAGAAAGAAAATGGTGTTTAACAGGAACACCTATACAAAATTCTTTATACGATATATTTCCCTTATTGAGATTTTTAGGAATAAAACCATATGGTAATATTGAATGGTGGAATAAAGAAATTGCTGATTATGtaaatagaaataaattaaatatagcATTAGATATAGTTCGAAAAATATCTTCTCCTATTTTATTAAgaagaacaaaaaattcCAAAACAAGAGAtggatataatattattactttaccgaaaaaaaatgtgcatatattaaaattaaaattttctttagAAGAAGAAGATTTTTATCGAGctatattttatagaagtaaaacaaaatttgatacatatatgcatgaTGGCAATGTATTAAGTCACTACTCTCATGTTTTACAACTACTTCTAAGGCTACGGCAATGTTGTTCTCATCCTTTGTTACTATTTTCGAAGCCATTTTTTGAAGAATGGAATGAAGaagatattataaatgaaatgTATGGAGAAAATTCTAAAATAGCACCATCTACAATCGATTCAACAGCTGGCAAATCGAGTATCGATGTAAAATCATCAAGCATGAAAGTAGAAGATACACTGAAAAGGGACAcagtaaaaaatgaagtatTGAAAAAGGATACTCTGATATACAACTTTTTGCAAAAATCGTCAAATTCGAAAAATTTGAACAGTGATTATAAAGAAGAAATAGAAATGCTAAAAAATGGTACAGCTATGCAATGTGTTATTTGTTTAGAAGATTCAGTATATCCATTAATCAGTAAATGCTTACATATAATGTGTAAAAAGTGTGcagattattattttcatttaacaCAAATAGCAGAAAAGAAATGCCCAGGATgtgataattatataagttTAAAATCGTTAAAAACTTtacaacaaaataaatcGCCTTTAgatgattttttaaaaaaaatgaaaaaggataattttgtatattctactaaattaagaatattatttgatcatataaaagaagatataaaaaatgaacttCATATAGTTGTATTCTCACAATGGATAGGTTTTcttaaaataattgaaaaattattaacacTTCATGAAATCcccaataaaatatatgatggATCATTAACATATGAGCAAAGGAAAACCACACTTTATTGGTTTAACATTCAAAAAGGCAAAATATATCAACCAGGAATTGGATTTTGTCAATCAACTGGTGATATTcctattgaaaataaatcagGAAAGGTTTTATTGTGTTCATTAAAGGCGGGAGGAGTTGGATTAAATTTAACAGTTTCATCAAAAGTATATCTTATGGATTTGTGGTGGAACCCAGCTATTGAAGATCAAGCATTTGAGAGAATACATAGAATAGGACAGTTGAAggatgtaaatatatacaaatttgtTTTGGAAAAAACAGTCGAAGAACGAATTTTGCAAATACACCAAAACAAACAATATACAGCTAATCAATGTTTAGCGCAAgttggaaataaaataaatacagaTGTTAATTTAGTCACCCAAAAACTAGGAATGGACGATTTTATACTTATGTTCAAAGATTGGAACTGA
- a CDS encoding tRNA guanosine-2'-O-methyltransferase, putative: MSYLIWFSSHNKYDELKILELKSLLETFGYYCNISLNGEELNLKKNNYAGETYIKINKLQGNVSIENIWKNVLSRSILTKGVVEIWGEGGTYDELLVNLKTKNDLFESTLNNKKWCFHFHAYGKIINQEEKVKKMDMFNIYVEKYKNIDILNPHVQLAIFEEHDKESKGILNKIYFGKCIALRKFNPSLIYNKDSNDNICISDKKECDNCNNDTNINEKKKIENNNRKTWWAHYALNKRRILGPTTTDNELAFIMCNIAKIKKGDIVLDPFVGSGGLLIASSVFNAICIGNDIDIRLLKGYKLSYLNPHMKHKSNKKTIFENFKQYNLNSPEILVADNSNPVWNFFHKPWIDAIVTDPPYGNRATVRMSIKTEKNKKTNKIENENSEDITNDSISNNYIDALQNNNSHVENSEYTNNITISSSVTESSNNDKMGKIKSLTNTKTVTYSCALAVKDLLTIASKTLVDNGMLVFLFPVQFETMQEEMEILKHEDFYLISYGMQEFTDYSGRLIVAMQRKPRIY; encoded by the coding sequence ATGTCATATCTTATTTGGTTTAGCAGTCATAATAAGTATGACgaattaaaaattcttGAATTAAAATCGTTGTTAGAAACTTTTGGGTATTATTGTAATATATCCTTAAATGGGGAAGAactaaatttaaaaaaaaataactatGCGGGagaaacatatataaaaataaataaactaCAAGGAAATGTTTcgattgaaaatatatggaaaaatgTCTTATCAAGAAGTATTTTAACAAAAGGGGTTGTTGAAATATGGGGGGAAGGAGGTACATATGATGAACTATTagtaaatttaaaaacaaaaaatgatttatttgaaagtactttaaataataaaaaatggtgttttcattttcatgcATAtggtaaaataataaatcaagaagaaaaggtaaaaaaaatggatatgtttaatatttatgtagaaaaatataaaaatatagatatattaaatcCACATGTTCAATTAGCCATATTTGAAGAACATGATAAAGAATCTAAAggaattttaaataaaatttatttcgGTAAATGTATTGCTCTGAGGAAGTTTAATCCatcattaatttataataaagatagcaatgataatatttgcattagtgataaaaaagaatgCGATAATTGTAACAATGATACTAacattaatgaaaaaaaaaaaattgaaaataacaatAGGAAAACATGGTGGGCACATTATGCCCTAAACAAAAGACGTATATTAGGGCCAACTACAACTGATAATGAATTAGCCTTTATTATGTGTAATAttgcaaaaataaaaaagggtGATATAGTGTTAGACCCTTTTGTTGGTTCAGGAGGATTACTAATTGCATCTTCTGTTTTTAATGCTATATGTATAGGTAATGATATTGACATAAGATTATTAAAAGGTTATAAATTATCTTATTTAAACCCTCACATGAAACataaaagtaataaaaaaacaatatttgaaaattttaaacaatataatttaaatagcCCAGAAATATTAGTAGCTGACAATTCTAATCCTGTTtggaatttttttcataaaccGTGGATTGATGCTATAGTAACAGATCCGCCATATGGCAATAGAGCAACTGTTCGTATGTCTATAAAAAccgaaaaaaacaaaaaaacaaataaaattgaaaatgaaaattccGAGGATATAACTAATGACAGTATttctaataattatatagacGCCCtccaaaataataatagccATGTTGAAAATTCGGAATatactaataatattactatttCTAGTTCTGTCACAGAATCtagtaataatgataaaatgggcaaaataaaatcattaACAAATACTAAAACGGTTACCTATTCTTGCGCCTTAGCTGTAAAAGACCTTCTAACCATTGCCTCGAAAACACTTGTTGACAATGGCAtgcttgtttttttatttccagtGCAATTTGAAACAATGCAAGAAGAAATGGAAATACTAAAACATGaggatttttatttaatatcatATGGTATGCAAGAATTTACCGATTACTCAGGTAGACTCATAGTTGCAATGCAAAGGAAACCTAGAATTTACTAA
- a CDS encoding kelch protein K13, putative: MEDDKIKSNSISNFSVTYERESGSNSNSEERDISSDENESNLFMNLTGDKNEKIEDNSSFVNIKDSLLESIDLSVLDSNFDSKNEFLPNNFSKNLNNLTKDNIGNKYLNKYLNKNDPAFMAMSKDNNSIDLNALNVSNNNINGNNIVSNDGGNKNMHLKIGNNNINGSTGAPTNKKELFMDSGASSINMNDDNSTMHNARKYKSTNNINDTYEKKIIETELSDSSDFENMVGDLRITFINWLKKTQMNFIREKEKLFKDKKELEMERIRLYKEIENRKNIEEQKLQDERKKLDIDISNGYKQIKKEKEEHRKRFDDERLRFLQEIDKIKLVLYLEKEKYFQEYKNFENDKKKIVDANIATETMIDINVGGALFETSRHTLTQQKDSFIEQLLSGRYHITRDKQGRIFLDRDSELFRIILNFLRNPLTIPIPKDLGESEALLKEAEFYGIKFLPFPLVFSIGGFDGVEYLNSMELLDISQQCWRMCTPMSTKKAYFGSAVLNNFLYVFGGNNYDYKALFETEVYDRLRDTWFLSSNLNIPRRNNCGITSNGRIYCIGGYDGSSIIPNVEAYDHRMKAWIEVAPLNTPRSSAMCVAFDNKIYVIGGANGERLNSIEVYDEKMNKWEKFPYALLEARSSGAAFNYLNQIYVVGGIDNEHNILESVEQYQPFNKRWQFLNGIPEKKMNFGATTLSDSYIITGGENGDVLNSCHFFSPDTNEWQIGPSLLVPRFGHSVLVANI; encoded by the coding sequence ATGGAggatgataaaataaaatcaaacAGTATCTCTAACTTTTCAGTTACATACGAAAGAGAGTCAGGATCGAACAGTAACAGCGAAGAAAGAGATATAAGCagtgatgaaaatgaatcaaatttatttatgaacTTAACTGGTgacaaaaatgaaaaaatagaagATAATAGTagttttgttaatataaagGATAGTTTATTAGAATCCATAGATTTAAGTGTTCTTGACTCTAATTTTGATtctaaaaatgaatttttacctaataatttttctaaaaatttaaataatttaactaaagataatattggtaataaatatttaaataaatatttgaataaaaatgatcCAGCATTTATGGCAATGAGTAAAGATAACAATTCAATAGATTTGAATGCTTTAAATGTTTCTAACAATAAcataaatggaaataatattgtttCAAATGATGGTGgtaacaaaaatatgcatttaaaaattggaaataataatattaatggtAGTACTGGTGCACCaactaataaaaaagaattgtTTATGGATTCAGGAGCAAGctcaataaatatgaatgaTGATAATAGCACAATGCATAATgctagaaaatataaaagtacaaataatattaatgatacatatgaaaaaaaaataattgaaacTGAATTGAGTGATTCTAGtgattttgaaaatatggTTGGAGATCTTAGAattacatttattaattggttaaaaaaaacacaaatgaattttataagagaaaaagaaaaactatttaaagataaaaaagaattagaAATGGAAAGAATAcgattatataaagaaatagaaaatagaaaaaatatcgaagaacaaaaattacaagatgaaagaaaaaaattagataTTGATATATCTAATGgttataaacaaattaaaaaagaaaaagaagaacATCGAAAACGATTTGATGATGAAAGATTAAGATTTTTACAAGAAAtcgataaaattaaattagtactttatttagaaaaagaaaaatattttcaagaatataaaaattttgaaaatgataaaaaaaaaattgtagaTGCTAATATAGCAACAGAAACTATGATTGATATAAATGTAGGAGGCGCACTTTTTGAAACATCTAGACATACATTAACTCAACAAAAAGATTCATTTATTGAACAACTATTAAGTGGAAGATATCATATAACAAGAGATAAACAAGGTAGAATATTTTTGGATCGTGATAGTGAATTATTtagaattatattaaacTTTTTAAGAAATCCACTAACCATACCTATACCTAAAGATTTAGGAGAAAGTGAAGCATTATTAAAAGAAGCAGAATTTTACggtattaaatttttaccATTCCCCTTAGTTTTTTCTATTGGAGGTTTTGATGGAgttgaatatttaaattctATGGAACTTTTAGATATAAGCCAACAATGCTGGCGTATGTGTACACCCATGTCAACTAAAAAAGCATATTTTGGTAGTGCAGTATTaaataactttttatatgtattcggtggtaataattatgattatAAAGCTTTATTTGAAACAGAAGTATATGACAGATTAAGAGATACATGGTTTTTATCTagcaatttaaatattccaaGAAGAAATAATTGTGGTATTACATCAAATGGACGAATATACTGTATTGGTGGTTATGACGGATCATCTATTATACCTAATGTTGAGGCATATGATCATAGAATGAAAGCTTGGATAGAAGTTGCACCATTAAATACTCCGAGATCTTCAGCTATGTGTGTAGcttttgataataaaatttatgttaTAGGTGGTGCTAATGGTGAAAGATTAAACTCTATTGAAgtatatgatgaaaaaatgaataaatggGAAAAATTCCCATATGCATTATTAGAAGCTAGAAGTTCAGGGGCAGCTTTTAATTATCTAAATCAAATTTATGTTGTTGGTGGTATTGATAATgaacataatattttagaaTCAGTTGAACAATATCAGccatttaataaaagatGGCAATTCTTAAATGGCATTcccgaaaaaaaaatgaattttgGTGCAACTACTTTATCCGATTCTTATATAATTACAGGAGGTGAAAATGGTGATGTTCTCAATTCATGTCACTTCTTTTCTCCAGATACAAATGAATGGCAAATTGGCCCATCTTTGCTTGTTCCAAGATTTGGGCATTCCGTTTTGGTTGCaaacatttaa
- a CDS encoding UDP-N-acetylglucosamine pyrophosphorylase, putative, giving the protein MEQVLKLLEEYDQKNLGSYFKDGHIDNIDHINLNDLKEFLEKLNKIKSKDDEVKNYKISAPNIIDLNNSIYEHQNLQNGTIIKNIYKNDKINNELKQIGLKCIKENQVAVIFLAGGLGSRLHLKEPKGLLPITPILNKTFFQFYFEQIRFLQDYCFLFFENEIKSDNNDFHNNTNCYDGNTSNDYKKCNDNNRTNNCLSQKENNPNNISDKNNVKYNYLENANESVNIYIYIMTSDFTYDHTIKYLQDNNFFGINSNNVKIFKQCNNFITDLNFDILMKNHNTVLTAPGGNGTIFKTLDNNMIINDMISKNIKYIQIVSIDNILNKIADPVLIGLCSFYNCDIVNKAVIKKENEGVGIFCMKEKINQMYDENKNMNTYESPDKDNPFCVCEYTELNDDILQNSELFKYGNICHHIFSLDFLQHIVKNKIYNNMELHQILREKEYYNFTSSVPNNNILTKSKVYCYEYFIFDIFKYAKKILAYEVCRDNEFNPIKSNNNGDSILNAKISLSNLHKSWLIKKNFNIIQSTQVNNNFCEISPLISYDGLFFFKLPKQRDIQLPFVLDKDTLQEN; this is encoded by the coding sequence ATGGAACAAGTTTTAAAACTGTTGGAGGAATATGATCAGAAAAATTTAGGGAGTTACTTTAAAGATGGGcatattgataatattgATCATATAAACttaaatgatttaaaagaattcttagaaaaattaaacaaaataaaatccaAAGACGACGAAGTAAAGAACTATAAGATAAGCGCCCCCAATATTATCGACCTGaataatagtatatatGAACACCAAAACTTACAAAATGGaacaataattaaaaatatatataaaaatgataaaataaataatgaattaaaacaaataggattaaaatgtattaaagaaaatcaAGTAGcagttatatttttagcaGGGGGGTTGGGATCACGACTTCATTTAAAAGAGCCAAAAGGATTACTCCCAATAACACCTATActtaataaaacattttttcagttttattttgaacAAATTCGATTTTTACAAgattattgttttttattttttgaaaatgaaataaagtCAGATAACAACGATTTccataataatacaaattgCTACGATGGGAATACTAGTaatgattataaaaaatgtaatgaCAATAATAGAACAAATAATTGTCTTTCACAAAAAGAGAATAACCCTAATAATATaagtgataaaaataatgtaaaatataattatttagaaAATGCAAATGAATcagttaatatatatatttatattatgacATCTGATTTTACTTATGATCAtacaattaaatatttacaagataataatttttttggtaTAAACAGCAATAatgttaaaatttttaagcAATGCAATAACTTTATTACTGACTTAAATTTTGATATTCTTATGAAAAATCATAATACTGTCCTAACAGCCCCAGGGGGAAATGGCACAATTTTTAAGACATtggataataatatgataattaatgatatgataagtaaaaatattaaatatattcaaattgTAAGcattgataatatattaaataaaatagcaGATCCCGTGCTAATAGGATTATGCTCATTCTATAATTGTGATATTGTTAATAAAGcagttataaaaaaagaaaatgaggGAGTTGGAATTTTTTgtatgaaagaaaaaataaatcaaatgtatgatgaaaataaaaatatgaacaccTATGAAAGTCCTGATAAGGACAATCCTTTTTGTGTGTGTGAATATACTGAACTAAATGATGATATCCTACAAAATtctgaattatttaaatatgggAATATATGCCATCACATATTTTCCTTAGATTTTTTACAACatattgttaaaaataaaatttataataatatggaaTTACATCAAATATTAAGAGAAAAAGAATACTATAATTTTACATCTAGTGTcccaaataataatatacttaCCAAATCAAAAGTATATtgttatgaatattttatttttgatatttttaaatacgctaagaaaatattagcATATGAAGTATGTCGTGATAATGAATTTAATCcaataaaaagtaataataatggtgatagtatattaaatgctaaaataagtttaagtaatttacataaatcgtggcttataaaaaaaaattttaatattattcaaaGCACCcaagtaaataataatttttgtgaAATATCTCCTTTAATATCGTATGATGGAttgttcttttttaaattaccAAAACAAAGAGATATACAATTACCATTTGTGCTTGATAAAGACACTTTAcaagaaaattaa